In Penicillium oxalicum strain HP7-1 chromosome I, whole genome shotgun sequence, a single window of DNA contains:
- a CDS encoding putative membrane protein, translated as MRFALLASLASMVASVSATALTYRLEANEKACFFTNIEQANAKVAFYFAVQSGGSFDVDYTVTAPGGKVVLDGTKERQGDFVFTAQSTGEYQFCFNNEMSTFAEKMVDFEIAVENEQRAELPSRQGASPEQTSNLEESIYKLSAQLSTISRNQKYFRTRENRNFSTVRSTERRIFNFSVIESLMMVSMAALQVFVVRFFFQGARKGYV; from the exons ATGCGGTTCGCTCTCCTTGCTAGCTTGGCCTCGATGGTCGCCTCTGTCAGTGCCACTGCTCTGACCTACAGGCTCGAGGCCAATGAGAAGGCATGCTTCTTCACCAACATTGAGCAGGCAAATGCCAAGGTGGCATTTTACTTTGCG GTCCAATCCGGCGGCTCTTTCGATGTTGACTATACCGTGACCGCACCAGGCGGCAAGGTCGTCTTGGATGGGACAAAAGAACGCCAGGGTGACTTTGTTTTCACCGCCCAGAGCACCGGCGAATACCAATTCTGTTTCAATAACGAGATGTCGACCTTTGCTGAGAAGATGGTGGACTTTGAGATTGCC GTTGAGAACGAGCAGCGCGCCGAGCTCCCCTCCCGCCAAGGCGCCAGTCCCGAGCAGACCTCCAACCTGGAGGAATCTATTTACAAGCTCTCCGCACAGCTATCGACCATCTCTCGTAACCAAAAGTACTTCCGCACTCGTGAGAACCGCAACTTCAGCACTGTCCGCAGTACCGAGCGTCGTATCTTCAATTTCAGCGTGATTGAGAGCTTGATGATGGTCTCCATGGCTGCTCTGCAGGTGTTTGTTgtgcgcttcttcttccaaggcGCGCGCAAGG GTTACGTGTGA
- a CDS encoding General transcription and DNA repair factor IIH helicase subunit XPB, producing MPPKRKAADVGRPTSDSKRATPVPDVTEISSSDEYSDPDDGPVEDNLKEDVVNKFSLESFSKRTQSQKTDPRFGYKDLSYLPLKRDHYNRPLWIEPVKGTITLESFSPLAPQAQDFLTTIAEPLSRPTHLHEYRLTGHSLYAAVSVGLKPEDIVEFLDRLSKTPLPESISQFITEFTKSYGKIKMVLYHNRYYVETVEPEMLQMLLKDEVIGPQRISNEEGIIERAAPKMGALVIPGTKDAAGVRETAGQTKSSGAGQTEAEGDRQNYGIDDIGDEPAEALTYSFEIPPEGVEVVKARCQAIGCPALEEYDFQGDTINPNLDMDLKPTARIRPYQEMSLSKMFGNGRAKSGIIVLPCGAGKTLVGITAAATIKKGTIVLCTSSMSVVQWRNEFLRWTTIDPGDIAIFTSDHKEKFKRSTGIIVSTYSMVSQTRTRSYDAEKMMNWLQGREWGMMILDEVHVVPASMFRKVTSAIAAQTKLGLTATLLREDDKIKDLNFLIGPKLYEANWMELAAQGHIAKVQCAEVWCPMTTEFYSEYLRASSRKQALLYIMNPRKFQACQYLIDFHEKRGDKIIVFSDNVYALEKYARKLNKAFIYGGTGQNERLRILENFQHNEQVNTIFLSKIGDTSLDLPEATCLIQISSHYGSRRQEAQRLGRILRAKRRNDEGFNAFFYSLVSKDTSEMTYSSKRQAFLVDQGYAFKVITHLQGIDDYEGLHYATPSERRELLTEVMLQNEASADVEQVTDDLFSMRSGGRSAAAAKKAKAKRSAATLSGLAGGDDMAYIEYNKSKNKQLKEKAAQHPLFRKMERDRQRRKKERDAALK from the exons ATGCCCCCCAAGCGCAAAGCCGCTGATG TCGGTCGACCTACAAGCGATTCTAAGCGAGCTACACCTGTCCCAGATGTCACAGAAATCTCTAGCAGTGATGAATACTCAGATCCGGATGACGGGCCAGTGGAGGACAACCTGAAAG AAGATGTTGTGAACAAATTCTCGCTGGAGTCTTTCAGCAAGCGCACGCAATCTCAAAAAACCGACCCTCGATTTGGCTACAAGGATCTGTCGTATCTCCCTCTCAAGCGCGACCATTACAATCGACCGCTGTGGATCGAGCCGGTGAAAGGCACGATCACGCTGGAGAGTTTCTCGCCGCTCGCGCCACAAGCCCAAGACTTCTTGACTACTATTGCCGAACCGCTTTCACGTCCCACCCACCTTCATGAGTATCGTCTCACCGGCCACAGTCTTTACGCCGCGGTATCGGTTGGTCTGAAGCCAGAGGACATTGTCGAGTTCCTGGACCGTCTGTCCAAGACTCCGCTGCCCGAAAGTATTTCGCAGTTCATCACCGAATTCACCAAATCATATGGCAAAATCAAGATGGTGTTGTACCATAATAGGTACTATGTGGAAACGGTCGAGCCAGAGATGCTGCAGATGCTTTTGAAGGACGAGGTCATTGGCCCGCAGAGAATCTCGAACGAGGAAGGAATCATTGAACGAGCGGCACCCAAGATGGGTGCCCTTGTCATCCCGGGAACAAAAGACGCAGCCGGCGTGAGAGAAACTGCTGGGCAGACAAAATCATCTGGTGCGGGCCAAACAGAGGCTGAAGGCGACAGGCAAAATTACGGCATCGATGACATCGGAGACGAGCCAGCAGAGGCTCTTACATACAGTTTCGAGATTCCGCCCGAGGGTGTCGAGGTGGTCAAAGCCCGTTGTCAGGCTATTGGCTGTCCGGCCTTGGAGGAGTACGACTTCCAAGGTGACACCATCAACCCTAACCTGGACATGGATTTGAAGCCCACGGCGCGAATTCGTCCATATCAGGAAATGAGTCTTAGTAAAATGTTTGGTAACGGGCGAGCCAAGAGCGGTATCATCGTTCTTCCCTGCGGTGCCGGTAAGACCCTCGTGGGTATTACGGCGGCGGCCACCATCAAGAAGGGAACGATCGTGCTGTGCACCAGTTCGATGTCTGTCGTTCAGTGGCGCAACGAATTCCTGCGGTGGACTACTATTGATCCCGGCGATATTGCCATCTTCACGTCTGACCACAAAGAGAAATTTAAACGATCGACGGGTATCATTGTGTCGACATATTCCATGGTGTCACAGACTCGAACCCGGTCTTACGATGCCGAGAAAATGATGAATTGGCTTCAAGGCCGCGAATGGGGGATGATGATTCTCGACGAGGTGCACGTCGTGCCGGCTTCTATGTTCCGAAAAGTGACATCTGCGATTGCTGCGCAAACCAAGCTCGGTCTTACGGCCACTCTGCTCCGCGAAGACGATAAGATCAAGGACCTGAATTTCTTGATCGGGCCTAAACTGTATGAAGCGAACTGGATGGAACTCGCTGCACAGGGCCACATTGCTAAGGTTCAGTGCGCTGAGGTGTGGTGCCCCATGACGACGGAATTCTACTCGGAGTATCTGCGAGCCAGCTCGCGAAAACAAGCGCTACTCTACATTATGAATCCCCGCAAGTTCCAGGCCTGTCAGTATCTGATCGACTTCCATGAGAAGCGAGGTGACAAGATCATCGTGTTCTCGGATAACGTCTACGCCTTGGAGAAGTACGCGCGCAAGTTGAACAAGGCTTTCATTTACGGCGGAACCGGTCAGAATGAGCGTTTGCGAATTCTGGAGAATTTCCAGCACAATGAACAAGTCAACACCATCTTCCTGTCGAAGATTGGCGACACGTCGCTTGACTTGCCCGAGGCGACATGTCTCATCCAGATCTCCTCTCATTACGGTTCCCGACGTCAGGAAGCTCAGCGTTTGGGACGCATTCTTCGAGCCAAGCGCCGTAATGACGAAGGATTCAATGCATTCTTTTACTCGCTGGTCTCCAAGGACACCAGTGAGATGACTTACTCGTCCAAACGACAAGCCTTCTTGGTCGATCAGGGATACGCCTTCAAGGTGATTACCCATCTGCAAGGTATCGACGACTACGAGGGTCTACACTACGCCACGCCGTCAGAACGCCGCGAGCTGCTCACCGAAGTGATGCTGCAGAACGAGGCGTCTGCAGATGTTGAGCAAGTCACGGATGACCTGTTCTCCATGCGCAGTGGTGGGCGCAGCGCGGCTGCTgcgaagaaggccaaggcgaAACGCAGTGCCGCCACTCTCAGCGGTCTGGCTGGCGGTGATGACATGGCGTACATTGAATACAACAAGAGTAAGAACAAGCAGTTGAAGGAGAAGGCGGCCCAGCATCCTTTGTTCCGGAAGATGGAGCGGGATCGTCAACGCCGCAAGAAAGAGCGCGATGCTGCGTTGAAATAG
- a CDS encoding Endo-1,4-beta-xylanase A → MLFTNYLSVLPVLMGLAAPAMSSPVNVTESVLDKRASTVLHDSKDGVDGAGFYYSLYNDNKASVGYTEYSDSGRFELGWNTPNKEFLGGKGFRGGAPRTISWDGYFKASGDWTLAIYGWTRDPVTEWYIVDSHGSGTPGNGHILGQVYSDGGVYDVYSLDYNNVPEIYGATSFKQYWSVRREHRTTGTVNVANHFNGWKKLGLRPGNPVFQMITLEGFKGEGYLDFTVRH, encoded by the exons ATGCTCTTCACCAACTACCTCTCTGTCCTGCCCGTCCTCATGGGCCTCGCGGCCCCGGCCATGTCCTCCCCTGTCAACGTCACCGAGTCTGTGCTTGACAAGCGTGCCTCGACCGTCCTCCACGACAGCAAGGACGGTGTCGACGGCGCTGGCTTCTACTACTCGCTCTACAACGACAACAAAGCCTCCGTTGGCTACACCGAGTACTCTGATAGCGGTCGTTTCGAGCTGGGCTGGAACACTCCCAACAAGGAGTTCCTTGGTGGAAAGGGTTTCCGTGGCGGTGCTCCTCG CACCATCTCCTGGGACGGTTACTTCAAGGCTTCTGGTGACTGGACTCTTGCCATCTACGGATGGACCCGTGACCCCGTGACCGAGTGGTACATTGTTGACTCTCACGGTTCTGGTACTCCTGGCAATGGACACATCCTCGGTCAGGTCTACAGCGACGGCGGTGTCTACGACGTCTACAGCTTGGACTACAACAACGTTCCGGAGATCTACGGCGCCACCAGCTTCAAGCAGTACTGGTCCGTCCGTCGCGAGCACCGCACCACTGGCACCGTCAACGTGGCCAACCACTTCAACGGTTGGAAGAAGCTTGGCTTGAGACCCGGTAACCCCGTTTTCCAGATGATCACTCTCGAGGGCTTCAAGGGTGAAGGTTACCTTGACTTCACCGTCCGCCACTAA
- a CDS encoding Oxidoreductase ptaJ: MATAHKVHLSASSDVGVFSHGAKEETARAASEALQADMEKHHVFFNDQGFHNHIPHSLLSIYAVGGSADDIRAAFGRNQSYQRPVLPTDDELVGKMHQTGNLREYFGQEKNYPNFLSFFQKQIDDKGVDAILNEYLFAENGQAENLLCRLWGGLVHPLIHLGFGLEFNQPAIVAEALAQAAVHDDKLGYDFFLSAEKKAGAVGKASSKSLIQLLNEILENEALATSAQFGDKNKITDGVLRRASQEMLHVASQYTVSEDQVDEKLAEMINAFVYYTSAAQRPNKMVKLDFFFIHCVNSAIFFSSLVHRPSLNQQTRLRLLEWKGRLDLLMYVSRGCPELRKEDIVNHPITKDWSAVFASAASHPADDGHLVKFVRAVAHGEQVCKPFDGKRQESMPVSGKMWLQIANMAIDSTVGEEDGAMWIRSTGFDEAWEKIPARSRL; the protein is encoded by the exons ATGGCAACCGCGCACAAGGTCCATCTTTCCGCAAGCTCCGACGTGGGAGTCTTCAGCCATGGGGCAAAGGAGGAGACAGCCCGCGCGGCGAGTGAGGCTTTGCAGGCAGATATGGAGAAACACCATGTCTTCTTCAATGATCAAGGCTTTCATA ATCACATCCCCCATTCGCTACTGAGTATCTATGCTGTCGGCGGTTCGGCCGACGATATCCGCGCAGCATTCGGAAGGAATCAATCATATCAGCGGCCGGTCTTACCCACCGACGATGAGTTGGTGGGCAAGATGCACCAGACGGGCAATCTGAGGGAATACTTTGGACAGGAGAAAAACTACCCAAATttcctgtctttctttcaaAAACAGATTGACGACAAGGGCGTGGATGCAATCTTGAATGAGTATTTGTTCGCCGAGAACGGGCAGGCAGAGAACCTGTTGTGTCGACTGTGGGGAG GCCTGGTTCATCCATTGATCCATCTCGGATTTGGGCTCGAGTTCAATCAGCCTGCTATCGTGGCCGAGGCGCTTGCCCAGGCCGCTGTTCATGACGACAAGCTTGGCTATgacttcttcctctccgccgagaagaaagcaggCGCAGTGGGAAAAGCAAGCAGCAAGAGCCTCATACAGCTTTTGAATGAAATTCTCGAAAACGAAGCCTTGGCTACTTCAGCCCAATTCGGCGACAAGAACAAAATCACAGACGGTGTGCTTCGACGAGCATCCCAAGAGATGTTGCACGTCGCCTCGCAATACACGGTTTCAGAAGACCAGGTGGACGAGAAACTGGCCGAGATGATCAACGCTTTTG TGTATTATACGAGTGCCGCCCAGCGGCCAAACAAAATGGTCAAGTTGGACTTCTTTTTCATCCACTGTGTCAACTCGGCTATTTTCTTCTCGAGTCTCGTCCATCGACCCAGTCTGAACCAGCAGACCCGGCTGCGTCTGCTAGAGTGGAAGGGCCGCCTCGACCTCCTGATGTATGTTTCGCGTGGATGTCCTGAGTTGAGAAAGGAGGACATTGTGAACCATCCGATCACCAAGGATTGGTCTGCCGTCTTTGCCAGCGCCGCATCACACCCGGCAGATGACGGCCATTTGGTCAAATTTGTCCGCGCAGTTGCGCACGGGGAGCAGGTATGCAAGCCCTTTGACGGCAAACGGCAAGAATCTATGCCGGTTTCAGGCAAGATGTGGCTCCAAATTGCCAACATGG CTATCGACTCCACTGTtggggaagaggatggcGCGATGTGGATCCGCTCCACAGGTTTCGATGAAGCCTGGGAGAAGATTCCCGCACGCTCTCGTCTTTGA
- a CDS encoding Glutamine-dependent NAD(+) synthetase: MGHLVTLATCNLNQWALDWEGNRDRIIESIRQAKAAGATLRVGPELEITGYGCLDAFMEGDTFLHSWEMLAQIIDHEDCQDIVVDVGMPVRHRNVRYNCRIIFYNRKIVLIRPKMWLANDGNYREHRHFTPWQRPQETEDYYLEQIVGKITGQYKVPFGDAVISTRDTCLGLETCEELFTPNGPHIPYGLAGVEIISNSSGSHHELRKLDTRLNLITQATKLSGGIYLYANQQGCDGDRLYYDGCAMIVINGEIVAQGSQFSLNDVEVVTATVDIEEVRTYRSSASRSMQASKQSPYQRIDLDVRLSRRAEEADPGLVFSEPRKPRIHDPEEEIALGPACWLWDYLRRCGVAGFFLALSGGIDSCSSALIVHSMCRQVLKAVKEGNEQVIKDVRRLCAKPADSDWLPSSSQEICMCIFHTAYMGTQNSSNETRDRAKRLAQEIGAYHLDFNFDTVITAIMNVFTSVTSFQPRFKFHGGAPAENLALQNVQARMRMVLSYLFASLLPTVRQRPGGGGLLVLASSNVDVSLECLRGYLTKYDASSADLNPIGSLNKVDLKRFIAWGVREFDMPILTEFLEATPTAELEPLAAAQSDEVDMGVKYSELGTFGYLRKVAKLGPWSMYEKLLHVWGNELSPREIYEKVRHFTFYYGAPHSPTLFPREKHSLTFFGVIVAINRHKMTTITPAYHALDYSPEDNRHDLRQFLYPPFSWAYKKMLANVEFWEAKGWNTGKGQKKSVKAD, encoded by the exons ATGGGTCATCTGGTTACATTAGCGACATG CAATCTAAATCAATGGGCCTTGGATTGGGAAGGCAACCGTGATCGGATCATTGAAAGTATTCGACAAGCCAAGGCTGCTGGCGCCACCCTGCGCGTTGGTCCCGAGCTTGAGATCACTG GATATGGCTGTCTTGACGCGTTCATGGAGGGCGATACCTTTCTCCATTCGTGGGAGATGCTTGCCCAGATCATCGATCACGAAGATTGCCAGGATATCGTAGTAGACGTCGGCATGCCGGTCAGACATAGAAATGTTCGATACAATTGCCG AATCATTTTCTACAATCGCAAGATTGTCCTCATTCGCCCGAAAATGTGGCTGGCCAATG ACGGCAACTACCGTGAACATCGCCACTTTACACCCTGGCAGCGCCCCCAAGAGACCGAAGATTACTATTTGGAACAAATTGTCGGCAAGATCACGGGGCAGTACAAGGTCCCCTTCGGTGACGCTGTTATTAGCACGCGGGACACATGTCTGGGTTTGGAGACTTGCGAAGAACTTTTCACACCCAACGG ACCCCATATTCCCTATGGCTTGGCAG GCGTGGAGATCATATCCAACTCTTCAGGGAGCCACCATGAGCTTCGAAAGCTGGATACGCGGCTCAACCTCATTACCCAGGCTACAAAATTG AGCGGTGGTATCTACCTCTACGCCAATCAGCAAGGCTGTGATGGAGATAGACTCTACTATGACGGCTGTGCTATGATCGTCATCAACGGTGAAATCGTAGCCCAGGGATCTCAATTCTCTTTGAACGATGTGGAGGTTGTTACGGCCACAGTCGACATTGAAGAG GTTCGCACCTACCGATCAAGCGCCAGCCGCAGCATGCAGGCGAGCAAGCAATCACCATATCAGCGAATCGATCTCGATGTCAGGCTATCTCGCCGTGCCGAGGAGGCCGATCCTGGCCTCGTATTTTCTGAACCGCGCAAGCCCCGTATCCATGATCCTGAAGAGGAAATCGCTCTCGGGCCAGCATGCTGGCTCTGGGACTATCTTCGACGATGTGGCGTGGCAGGATTCTTCCTTGCCCTGAGTGGTGGCATTGATAGCTGTTCTTCCGCACTCATCGTCCATTCAATGTGTCGACAAGTACTCAAAGCTGTCAAGGAAGGTAATGAACAAGTCATCAAAGATGTTCGCCGTCTGTGTGCGAAACCCGCCGATTCAGATTGGCTCCCTTCATCGAGCCAGGAAATTTGCATGTGCATCTTCCACACGGCATACATGGGTACCCAGAACTCGAGCAACGAGACTCGAGACCGGGCAAAGAGACTTGCTCAAGAAATTGGCGCCTATCACCTTGATTTCAACTTTGACACTGTCATCACTGCTATTATGAATGTCTTTACATCCGTGACGAGTTTCCAGCCTCGCTTCAAGTTCCACGGTGGCGCGCCGGCGGAGAACCTGGCTTTGCAGAACGTCCAAGCTCGTATGAGAATGGTCCTCTCGTACCTTTTTGCTTCCTTGCTCCCGACTGTGCGGCAACGTCCTGGTGGAGGTGGACTTCTGGTTCTCGCTTCGTCAAACGTCGATG TGTCTCTAGAATG CTTGAGAGGTTATCTCACCAAATATGACGCTTCCTCCGCCGAT TTGAATCCCATCGGCAGTCTCAACAAGGTTGACTTGAAACGCTTTATCGCATGGGGAGTCCGTGAATTCGATATGCCCATTCTCACAGAATTCTTGGAGGCAACACCAACTGCTGAATTGGAGCCCCTAGCGGCTGCCCAATCTGACGAGGTTGACATGGGCGTCAAATATTCTGAATTGGGCACTTTTGG ATACCTTCGCAAGGTGGCAAAGCTTGGTCCCTGGTCTATGTATGAGAAGCTGCTCCACGTTTGGGGTAATGAGCTCAGTCCGCGTGAGATCTATGAGAAGGTCCGACACTTTACCTTCTACTACGGTGCGCCTCACAGTCCAACTCTTTTCCCACGAGAGAAACATTCACTGACTTTTTTTGGTGTCATCGTAGCAATCAATCGTCATAAGATGACGACTATCACGCCAGCATA CCACGCTCTGGATTACTCTCCTGAGGATAACAGACATGATCTACGACAATTCCTGT ATCCTCCATTTTCATGGGCATACAAGAAGATGCTTGCAAATGTCGAATTCTGGGAAGCAAAGGGCTGGAACACTGGGAAGGGACAGAAGAAGAGTGTCAAGGCAGACTGA
- a CDS encoding Ubiquitin carboxyl-terminal hydrolase 21 has product MENLAENEMLVDDYDQYSNEKTDVVVVSPSGSDEPEPSAADREQSGAVSLMLIQYETGDEIADRAFNGNLDAAMMARVLPQNPDLETLEEVHNTWHIENWRKMDRKSHGPTFKCGGSPWRILFFPFGNHSEHASLYLEHGWENEPPENWYACVQFALVLYNAKDPTVFVSHVATHRFNAEEADWGFTRFYDLKSLFTDSFEGKNVPLVQDDEAYVTAYVRVVKDPTGVLWHNFHNYDSKKETGMVGLRNQGATCYLNSLIQSLYFTNAFRKAVYNIPTEADASRENSAWTLQRLFYNLQTAEKAVSTTELTASFGWDSRQTFEQQDVQELSRKLMERLEEKMKGTVAEKSLPELFVGKTKTYISCINVDYESSRVEEFWDIQLNVRGNKTLDDSFRDYIQVETLEGENKYDAGPPYGLQDAKKGVIFESFPPVLHLHLKRFEYDLNALTMMKVNDRHVFPMEFDAAPYLSSNADMSEPWIYELHGVLVHSGSLDAGHYYAFLKPTRDVLEENYGGEYEFANGGNGVRQPYTQKYSTKRSMNAYMLVYVRKTRSEQVLPPITKEDVPAHIAERLAQDRAEMLQRQKEKEEAHLYMNIGVLSEDTFKQHHGFDLTSADLPAEHPALPAQYRVLRSKKVGEFAQELAKERGLDAKSIRFWVMVSRQNKTTRPDQVIKDNEMTVEEACTKYGTRGNVFRLWMESASSDPDGQPQDWNDNDSVLIFLKNFDVASQTLTGVGPVYVRKNQKVQELAPIILSKMNWPAGTDFMLFEEIKHNMIDVMKPKQTFQQSEIQDGDIITFQRTVKETELPPTALYTDARQYYDYLLNRMDVTFAPIRPGEGEEFVLTLSRKLTYDQWSQKVAEHLNVEPTHLRFAPVTASNGKAKSFLKRTTTSNLAQILNGQYGAYGYTVHRSDSLYYEVLEMSLSDYESKKSFKVVYLPEGITKEETVEVLVARNGTVAELLAALQKKANLDEKVLQELKLFEAHNGKIYKELSGDTNVSAINEYSTIYAARVPAEELNLEEGDRLISAYNFDREANRTHGVPFKFVVKPGEIFKETKTRLSKRTGLKGKPFEKVKFAVMPRASFSAPKYLEDDDILSDIIGPDDYLGLDHPSKSRGFWGKSESFFIR; this is encoded by the exons ATGGAAAAT CTTGCGGAGAATGAAATGCTTGTCGACGACTATGACCAATACTCAAATGAGAAGACCGATGTCGTCGTGGTCTCCCCCTCAGGCTCCGACGAGCCTGAACCGTCGGCCGCTGATC GGGAGCAGAGCGGAGCGGTTTCACTGATGCTAATCCAGTACGAGACTGGTGATGAGATCGCTGACCGAGCTTTCAATGGCAATCTAGATGCGGCCATGATGGCGCGCGTGCTTCCTCAAAACCCCGATCTCGAGACCTTGGAGGAAGTTCACAACACATGGCATATCGAGAACTGGCGGAAGATGGACCGAAAGTCACATGGTCCAACCTTCAAATGTGGTGGATCGCCATG GCgtattctcttctttccgTTCGGCAACCACTCAGAGCACGCCTCGCTCTACCTTGAACATGGGTGGGAGAACGAGCCACCAGAGAATTGGTATGCCTGCGTCCAGTTCGCTTTGGTCTTGTACAATGCCAAGGATCCCACGGTATTCGTCTCACACG TCGCAACGCACCGCTTCAACGCCGAAGAAGCGGACTGGGGCTTTACCCGATTCTATGACCTCAAAAGCCTCTTCACCGATTCCTTCGAGGGCAAGAACGTCCCACTTGTCCAGGACGATGAAGCTTATGTGACTGCCTACGTCCGAGTCGTCAAGGATCCGACTGGCGTGCTGTGGCACAACTTCCACAA CTACGATTCCAAGAAAGAGACCGGCATGGTTGGGTTGCGCAATCAGGGTGCCACGTGTTACCTCAACTCCCTCATTCAGTCCCTCTACTTCACCAATGCATTCCGCAAG GCCGTGTACAATATTCCCACAGAGGCAGACGCATCTCGTGAAAACAGCGCCTGGACCCTTCAGAGACTCTTCTACAATCTTCAGACCGCGGAAAAGGCAGTCTCCACAACCGAACTCACCGCGTCCTTTGGCTGGGATTCGAGACAGACATTCGAGCAGCAGGACGTTCAAGAGTTGTCACGGAAGCTCATGGAGCGcttggaagagaagatgaagggaaCCGTGGCCGAGAAGTCTTTGCCTGAGCTGTTTGTCGGAAAAACGAAGACCTACATCTCATGTATCAACGTCGACTACGAGTCATCTCGTGTTGAGGAATTCTGGGATATTCAGCTCAACGTTCGCGGGAACAAGACCCTGGACGACAGTTTCCGGGATTACATCCAAGTCGAGACTCTCGAAGGGGAGAACAAATATGACGCTGGGCCTCCATATGGCCTGCAAGATGCCAAAAAGGGTGTCATTTTTGAGAGCTTCCCGCCAGTTTTGCATCTTCACTTAAAACGATTTGAATACGATCTTAATGCCCTTACGATGATGAAGGTCAATGACCGCCACGTGTTCCCCATGGAGTTTGACGCTGCGCCCTATCTCTCGTCCAATGCTGATATGTCAGAGCCTTGGATCTATGAGCTGCACGGCGTTCTTGTCCACAGTGGCAGCTTGGATGCTGGTCACTACTACGCGTTCTTGAAGCCAACCAGGGACG TCTTGGAGGAGAACTATGGAGGAGAGTATGAATTCGCCAACGGCGGAAATGGAGTGCGCCAACCCTACACGCAAAAATACTCTACCAAACGTTCCATGAACGCATACATGTTGGTCTACGTCCGCAAGACTCGATCAGAACAAGTTCTTCCTCCCATCACCAAGGAAGATGTGCCTGCTCACATTG CTGAGCGTCTCGCACAGGATAGGGCGGAGATGTTGCAGCgacagaaggagaaggaggaggctcACCTGTATATGAATATCGGTGTGCTGAGTGAAGACACTTTCAAGCAGCACCATGGCTTTGATCTCACTAGTGCCGATCTCCCCGCCGAACACCCTGCACTTCCCGCGCAATATCGAGTTCTTCGCTCGAAGAAGGTGGGCGAATTCGCCCAAGAATTGGCCAAGGAACGTGGTCTCGACGCAAAGTCTATTCGATTCTGGGTGATGGTCTCCCGCCAGAATAAGACGACCCGACCCGACCAAGTGATCAAGGACAATGAAATGACAGTCGAGGAAGCTTGTACCAAGTACGGTACCCGGGGCAATGTTTTCCGACTTTGGATGGAGTCTGCTTCTTCCGATCCTGATGGCCAGCCGCAGGACTGGAACGATAATGACTCCGTCTTGATCTTCCTGAAGAACTTCGACGTGGCTTCCCAGACCTTGACTGGTGTTGGACCCGTCTATGTTCGCAAGAACCAGAAGGTTCAGGAGCTGGCGCCCATTATCCTCTCCAAGATGAACTGGCCTGCTGGAACAGACTTTATGCTGTTTGAGGAGATCAAGCATAACATGATTGATGTCATGAAGCCCAAGCAAACCTTCCAGCAGTCCGAGATTCAAGATGGTGATATCATTACCTTCCAGCGAACCGTCAAGGAGACAGAGCTTCCGCCCACGGCTCTTTACACCGATGCGCGCCAGTACTATGATTACCTCCTCAATCGTATGGATGTCACGTTTGCGCCCATTCGACCCGGTGAGGGTGAGGAATTTGTCCTGACCCTGAGCCGCAAGTTGACCTACGATCAATGGTCGCAAAAGGTGGCCGAGCACCTGAACGTGGAACCCACCCACTTGCGATTCGCCCCCGTCACAGCCAGCAATGGCAAGGCCAAGTCGTTCCTCAAGCGCACCACCACTTCCAACCTTGCTCAGATCCTCAATGGCCAATACGGCGCCTACGGCTACACCGTGCACCGATCTGACTCTCTATACTATGAAGTTCTCGAGATGAGTCTTAGTGATTATGAAAGCAAGAAGTCTTTCAAGGTGGTGTACCTGCCGGAGGGTATCACGAAAGAG GAAACTGTTGAGGTCCTGGTTGCGCGCAACGGCACCGTCGCTGAGCTGTTGGCTGCTTTGCAAAAGAAAGCCAATCTCGATGAGAAGGTGCTCCAGGAGTTGAAACTCTTCGAGGCTCACAATGGCAAGATCTACAAGGAGCTCAGCGGCGACACAAATGTGTCAGCCATCAATGAGTACTCCACAATCTACGCGGCTCGGGTCCCTGCAGAGGAGCTCAATCTGGAGGAAGGTGACCGCCTGATCAGTGCGTACAACTTTGATCGGGAAGCCAACCGCACCCACGGCGTGCCATTTAAATTTGTTGTGAAGCCA GGCGAGATTTTCAAGGAGACCAAGACGCGTCTCTCCAAGAGGACAGGTCTCAAGGGCAAACCTTTCGAGAAGGTCAAATTTGCTGTTATGCCTCGGGCTTCTTTCTCGGCTCCCAAGTATCTTGAAGATG ATGACATTCTCTCCGACATCATCGGCCCTGATGATTACCTGGGCTTGGATCATCCTAGCAAGAGTCGTGGATTCTGGGGCAAGAGTGAAAGCTTCTTCATTCGATAA